TATTAAGACATGATGAGGCTAAATGGATCCCAGTGCctattttatatctgtatttgtaGGTGTGTTGTAGTGCATTGTGTTCAATGCAGACAGGCTGTGTCCTGATAATTCCACCAACACATGCAATCCCAGCTCACATAAATGTGTCATTATTTACTATACGGTCTGGTTCCCCAAGTTGCCATAAATACCAGATACCACCTAGCCTGaacaacagaaatataaatatcaatttaaaaacaGTGAATAGAAGAACATTCTCACCAAGATGCTTCAGAGCTGCCAAGATGTAGGAAAAGTGCTTGTAGGACAGCAGATAATTTAGTGCAACCAATGTTCTGTTACATAATTTATCTTCAGCTTTGGTATCCTCACTTACTTTCCGCAGACGATTACGtaagttttgcagtttttttgtatCGTGTACTTTTCTCCATTGGTAACCTCTCCAGAGAGCCTATCAGATAAATAGGTAACGGGGAGAAATTGTATGCATTAGTAGATTTTATAAACTatataagtaaagaaaaaaaatgtaccactgcATAAATAATGTCCAAtgccattatttctaatatttagaaTTGCTTGTCATTTCAAAGTTTTAATGAAATTGGTATTTAAATACTACACATAGCAAGATATATACCCAGTCATGGAAGGGGAGATAAAGCCATACAAATTTTGACCTCTCTGCCCTTCCCCCGATCACAAATACTACTATGATACGTAATTGCAAGCAATCTAGGGGAGGTTACCTGGAATTTGACAATCCCGTTAGTGATCTTAACTTGACGCTTGCTTAGAAGAAATAATCTCACATGTCTCTGGATTGTAACAGCTGCCTCATTCCTGCGGTGTAACCAGGCTCGCACCACACGTTGAACACCGATTATCTTCTGACGTGTGCAAAGGAATTTACTTCGTTGTAATCTTGACCGATACCATCTCTGCAAGAGAAACCATTTATTTGCATCTAAAAATATAGGGTACAtactaatttaaaattattattatccttgATTTATAAACCACCAAAATATTAAGCAGCGTCATACAATACATATGGTTTGCAGATACGAAAATCTGTGTAATAGACAAGTACTaacaatgacactggaggagaggaccctgtccaataAAGCTTAAATTTCATCAAGAAGTCCTGGACCTGAATGAAAACTTAGTCCCAATATAAAGGGGTGTGTNNNNNNNNNNNNNNNNNNNNNNNNNNNNNNNNNNNNNNNNNNNNNNNNNNNNNNNNNNNNNNNNNNNNNATTCACTGCAAATTCCACTCGGAGTGCATTGAGGCAAGCTTGTACCTTAGGGTTATATTGCCACATGCGTTTGAAAgtgggcaaaaaaacaaaaatagaacagcTAAGAAGAACATTTCATACTACCAGCATGCGGCCTCTGATTTGTAGCAAGCAGTAGTAAGTGCATGATCATAAAACCGAGTGGGGTGGGAACTGTACCTTTTATTGAACCCAAAAAGTCTTTTCCTTCTTATCAATTTAGAGACCCAGAAAGTGACTTTTGTACCTTTAGCAAATCTAAAAGCAGTGCAACAGCAAACTGCTACCAGGCACCAAAAACAACTGGGGATCACCAGTAGGTTAAATAGTCCCCTAAAAGGACCTTGCACTTGAAGCTGTAATCAGATGAGCCTGTTGGAACCTAAAGAATGTTAGTAGGACACCAGACCTAAGCATGAATGGTATTCTGTGTGGGCCATCAGTGGGGATGCAATAAAAAGCAGGTGAAACTTTATGGATACAGGATAACAAGTTGAAAATCACTGGCTAAAAGGATGCAGTGGCTGAGACACTCACTGCCTGAATTACATCCAGTGGAAGTGGAAGGATATCAtcttctgaaaagaaaaaaatggctccTTACAGCCAGGACAGATAATCACCTGAAAGAGTGATGGCAACAAGGAATGCAACCTTGTGAGAACtgaaaaaggagaagcagaagaggTTTGACAAAAATTAGGTAGTTCCCAGCCTACAGTCAGGGCAAGTCCAGGGTCTGCATTGTTGGACCTGATAAATACTTTGTGGCCTAGTGCCAAAAATGGATTTGTATTGCCTTTAGTCAGAACCCAAAGGCCACCTCCAGACTTTTTTCTCCTTCCCTATTTGGCATCACCCACAAATGTGAAAACCCTTCACTgctctacccaaaactaaaacaaatgtgGGCTGGAGTTCCACTCaacaactgaatgtttttttttactaaaaatgctTTCCTTTTGTCTAGAATGAGCAAGATTCTATAGAAAACATTGCATCTAATTCGTGTTTCATTGTGAGAAGCTGGGGTTCTCTACAAAATAATTAACATAGAAATAGTGATTTCCTATTAGAAACATGGAAGCAATCTCTGCAAAACATTAATGTGACCTTTTATTCAAAAAGGAGCAAATATCACAGCTATGATACTTACATTTTAGGATTAAATACCTGAAGTGCATAACTAGTGAGCATTATTAACACCACAACTTGACTTGTACATGGTAATATCAATGCCACAAACTGGAAAACAAAACAGTTGTCACAGATTTTAATGTATTGAGAAAAGGTATTTGGGCCAACCATACCTGAATATAAATGACACGGTAAATTTGCTTCTGTGCTCTCTTCAGAACAAGATGAGCCCGGAACCATCTCTGAATCTTTACAGCGCACAGATGGTGATGAACAGCAGAAGCAAACCTTAGAAGCCGTCTTTCTGTGTTTTGCTTGGCGATCTGGAAaagttaaatatgtatttagagGAATCCAACTGTTTTCTAACAAATGCTTCTGGGATTTTCCATGTCTGTTTAACTGGACAAACCTTCCAATAATCCACTAATTAATTTAGTTATTCGCTCaaaattctaattctaaattAATAATGAATTCATAGTAACTTCTAAACCCCCTTATAACAAGCAAAAACATCCCATTCCACTTGATACGCGTTAGTAAACAGAGGAACTTTGAAGGTGTTCAGTGCAGAACACATGAAGAATTGCTGGTGTGGGGTTATAATGTAAAACAGAGGGAACATGAAGCAGCCCTCTTCTATAAAACATGTAATGGAGATTTAGATGATATAGTCATAAACTAAAGTATACACCTTCTTAACttctcacacattccaaaaattaTGAAACCACACTTGGGTTGAATTACCTATATTTGCAAAGATTTAGAATGTGATACATGCTTTTTTTGCTATATGTCACGGATACAGAGACCTTATCTCACTTCTTTTTCCTGATAATATAGAAAGTGAGAAAAATCTCTCTTATGAGGACACAGCCAGAAAAATACCCTGACATATattctaaggcaggggtgtcaaactctggcccacaacatcctttttttggacCCCAAAGGAAtgctaaatatgaattgcatctggcctgccgctgcattgaaatagctctgctactacaatttccagcatcactcctgtctatagaccagcggtctctctgcctatgcgtggccccgcattggactgtttttagaCGCAAGTAATTGCCAGGacttgtagtagtggcatcattTGCATCATTTGggatttgtagtagcggtgctatttcagtgaagagggagccACTCATAccattaagccctgcattggactgttttcttgacgcagggaattgtagaagcagtgctttttcagtttcacaaTTGGCCTGCGAccttgtctaagtttttaattttggcccactgtgtatttgagtttgacacgcctgctctaaggggtctatttataaagcagtaaatctgagaGAATTGAGAATCAATTGCCGTCATTAAACCACATGAACCttaaagattctccaccagagatcatttcagaatgtcagattcactgctttataaatagcccctcAAGCCTTCCACCCTCTGAAAAAAATTTACTGTTGTGCATCTACTGGACAGGCTCTGGTCCCATCTGTTCCTCTACACAGAGGACAATACCGTGTTGAAAAAGAGCCTCCCCATTTAAAATCAGTTAGTTACATTTAATATTCAATGTTTTGtagcacaatatatttatatgtaaaagtcTGCCTTTGGACATGTGTAAAGAGTAAATAGACACTCACCTGGCTCATTAATGCAGCATGTTGCAGCCTTTTAAGTGATCTCTGGGCATTGAATCTTCTGACTGCTGCTTGCATACAAATTATTTGCCTTCGTGTGTTCAAGAAAGCAGATCTCTGGTGTCTCATAAGAATGACCGATTTGTACCATTGCTGAATGATCACTGCAGCTGATCTTTGCCTTTTATACGTTTTTATAGCACTTTGCATTCGATGGTAGGTCTGCAACTTTATTGCAGATGCTCTAAGTTGCAGGAACCGTTTTCGACAGACAGCCATACGATAATAAGACTGGAGTACTCTTGCAGCCCTCTCCCTTTTAATATGTTTGCGTGcaataaaacatctaaaagaaGACTGAATTATAATAGCAGAAGTTCTCATGGACAAATATTGGAGTCTTTGTACACGGACTTGATGACATCTTTTGTACCAACACTGTATGCGGCAGACAGATTCCATCATTAGTTTGTATCTCTTTCTGGCCCTATAGCCTCTGAAGATGGCCTGAAGGGACACCACTGCAGATTTAGTCTTTATAAAGGCTCTTCTTTCCCGATACATCTTCCATGTAGTTTGGATTACCACTGCAGCCTTTACTTCTCTCGACTTTCTGGCACGGAAGGACCGTTGAATGGATATTATAGTTTTTCTAAGAACATTGTACTGCTTCACTGCCTCATTCTTCAAAAGTGTTGCTCTAAAGAAGCACTGTATGGTTCTCGTTGCCCATAGCAAATCCAAATAAGATCTTCTTTGTCTGTGCATGCGATAAGAGGCCTGAATTACAATagctgcattttgcatttttcttataTTCCTACGACTCTTCATGCCTCTGTACGAAGCCTGAAGGACAACAGCAGCATTTTGAAGCTTTAGGGAGCACTGTCTTTCACGCAGAACATatgtttgataaatgtaataattgtgttGTAAAACAGTTGAGGTTCTTTGGTCTGCATAGGATTGCAGACTGTACGTTCTGAACATGGACTGGATTTGAGTTGTGGTTTGGTATTCCTGAACAAGCCTTTGCCTCGCTTTGTAGCCTCTATAAGCAGACTGAATGCAAACTACAGCTTGGCGATAAGTGAGGAAATTCAAGCGTTGAAATCTGGCCAGAACCAATGCTTTGTATCTTTTCTGAAGGCACACAGTTGCAGATCTAAGTTTCAAATATGCCTTTCTTTTCAGATAACCTTTAACAAATTTTTGAATAGCTGTGGCTGCATGGTTCATTCTTTGAAGCCGTCTTCTAACTTTCATTCCCCTAAAAGCTGCTTGAAGCAGAATTGCTGAATTTTTAGTAGTTTGGTACCATACTTGATCTCGCTCTCTGGCTTTTATTGCCCTGTATCTCTTCTGGACTCTTTTAGTGGCTTTTATCAAACTTGTGTAGTATTTCTTCTGAAAGTACATTCGataatttttctgtattatagTTGCAGCCCTAATCATGCCTTTCAGGTTTTTGCGCACCTTCATTCCTTTGTAACTTGACTGGATAACTATAGCCGCCCATCGATATTTCAGAAATGATGCACGTGTATGCCTGCTCTCTACTATTGATTTGTACCAGGCCTGGATTTTCCGGGCTGCATCCTGTTTGGCCCTATACAAAACTAGGGTCTTGTAATTTCTATAGGCAAACTGGATTCTTTTGGCCATTGCATGTTTTAGGGCAAGATTTTTTCTTACCTTAACTCCCTTGTATGAAGCCTGCATACAAATTGCAGCTTTTCGAAGGGACTGGTATTTAGAATGATAATGATGCATCAAAACAGTAGCTCGGTAACGTCTCTGGATAAGAAGTGCTGATGACCTCAGTAAAAGATACTGTTTGTGCTTGAGATGTGTCCTAAACTGCCTCTGTATAATAGTGGCAGCTCTATTCATGGTCCTTAAACCTTTTCGGGCACACCAGCCCCGATATGCCGCTTGGATGACAAGAGCAGCAGACTTAATAAACGAATATCGTAATGCATCAAAGTCTCTTTGCTTGTTTGCTCTGTATCTCTGCTGAATCACACAGGCTGCCCACAGAAACTTTTTATATTGGATTCTGCACTGGTGCATCCTAAACGTGGCTTGGATTTTTATTGCGGCTTTGTTCATTTGACTTACCCTCTGCCTTACTTTTGCACCACGATACGCAGATTGAATTATTACAGCAGATTTCTTCTGCGTTAGGAACGTGTCCCTTTTGTGAGCAGAAATTTGAAATGCTCTGTAATATTGCTGTATGGTAATTGCTGATTGCTTCAACTTTTCATAAGCAACACGCTCTTTGTGCATTCTAAAAGCCGCCTGGATAACAGTGGCAGAAGAACGCATTTGTTGAAGTTTCTGTCGGTCTTGAAAACCCCTGAAAGCAGCTTGTAACACAAGGGCAGCTCTTTGAGTCCTTAGGTAATCCTGCCTCTGTCGCTCAGCAAGCTTTTTCCATTTAAATCTTCTCTGAATAGACACTGTAGCTTTTTTCAGGGCAAGAAACCTGCGTCTTGCCAAAAAGGACTTAAAAGCTCTTTGTATGACAACAGCAGCTTGGCGCTTTGCCCTAAATTCACGCTGTAGTTTTGCTGCACGGAAAGTTGACTGAATGCACAAGACAGCCTTTTTTGTATTAGTGAAAATTATCAACTGTTTCTTCCTTTCCTGAGAGGCACGATAGCGTTGTTGTAATGTTACAGTGGCCTTTTTAAGACTTTGAAATGCATGCCGTTGCTTGACCATTCGGTACCAAGCTTGGATGACTGTTGCAGCTGTatgcatgtgatatatatgtCCCCGTGTTTTCTTGCCCCTCCATGCAGATTGAAGGGTGCAAGCAGCTTTCCTAAGTGCTAAATACTGTTGACGATGTTTCCTGCCTTCCTTCATTGCCCTGTAATGTTCCTGTATTAAACTTGATGCCGCTTTCATTTTCCGATATTGTGCACGCTGCTTCTGCATTTTAAACACTGACTGTAACAAAACTGCAGCCCTTCGCATCTGGATTATTCTTTGTCTCGTTCTCATACCTCTGTAGATAGACTGCAGTTTAATGGTATTTTTCCTCAAAAGAAGATACTGTTCTCTCTGCAACTTAGGAGCAACTTTAGCACGGTATCGTCTTTGAAAAACAATTGTTGTCATCCTTAGCCTGAGATATTCTTTTCTGAGTCGAAAAGAGCGATATGATGCCTGGATTGTACAAACTGCATTGTGGAGTTGCAATAAATGCTTCCTAATTTGCCATCCTCGGTATGCAGCCTGAAGACAACTTGCTGCAcctttgatttttaaataatgtgctCGTTGTACTTTACCTGCTATGTATGCTCTGTAGTGACACTGAATGAGCATTGCTGCTTGTTTCATGGTTTTGTACTTTGTGTAGCAGACATACATTCTATAGCATGATTGTATTCGAGTTGCCATTTTGTGTAGTGTCCTAATCTCCTTCCTTGCTTTTTTACCTCTCCAGATGGCCTGAACTTTTCCTATGAGCAGACAAATGTGTAGATATTTTTGCCTCTCCTTCCTGGCAATAAGAACCGCACAGTAGTACTTCTGTATGGTCAGGGTAGCCATTTTCACCTCTCTAAATCTTCTTTGAGCAGTAAATCTCCTGAAGGCGGACTGGATGGTGACTACCGCTCTTGTCTGTTTGTGGAGTTGCTTTCTCACAACCCAGCCACGGTAAGCAGCCTGTATGGCAGTAATAGCGCTCTTTAATTTCCAAAAGCGTTCCATATCTGCCCCCAGTTGCTTTTGTTCTCTGTACCATTTCTGAATAATAATGGCagaattttttattagaatataacGCTTTCTTGCTACATAGCATCGGTAAGAACTTTGTATAGAAAGTGCTGCAAGATgctgatttctttttcttttacgaATTATGTAATCTCTGCAAACTGCTTGTATACGTAAAGCAGAGATTTTCATGAGCAAGAAGAGTTCCCTGTGATGTGCAGCAAGTTTGTATGCTCGAAACCTTTCCTGTATAATAACTGCAGCTCTGTATATTTTAAGATACTCCTTTCTTGCCATGTGCATCCTGTAGTTTGCTTGTAATGTTGTTGCAGCTTTGTGCCACTGTTTGATTTGTTTTCTGACTAGGTGGCCTTTTACTGTAGACTGAATTTTAACGCAAGCTGTTCGCATCTGGAGGTAGGACTTGCGTTCAGTGTGCATTAAAAGGTTAGCACGAAACCGAGTTTGGACAAAGATTACTTTTTCTCttaataatagataatagattCTCTTTTGCCTCATTTTAACTAGAGACTGTATCTTTACTGCTGCTGATCGTACAGAGAGGTATTTACATCTTTCTCTGTACATTCGACAAAATGACTGGATAACAGTGGCTGCTTTTCTTTTAGTTTCCAGTTGCTGATTTTGCCATTTTCTGAATGCTTTCTGAAGCACTAATACAGCATTTGTTTCTCGTTTTAGCTTTATACATCTCCATCTCCTGAAAGCTGACTGTATTGTAACAGCAGCGGATTTTAATTGCAAGAAGTTTTGACGATCTCTCTTTGCCAACAACCAAGAGCGCACGTGCCTCTGTAGAATTTTGGTTGCATGTATGGTCTTTTTGTAAGCCGAAACAGCAATCTTTGTTCTTATTCTTGCTTGTAGAACAATGACATGCTTCCTTAACGTGATGTAGTATTTTTTGTCTGCAAAACATCTCCAGAttctctgaaaaataaaaataaaaattcatggatttacaaatgtatttgtcaatgacaaaatgtttttaatgcttagTAAGAGatatttcttaaaagttttaAGTTTTAGTGAGTAAAATAGATTTCATTCTATTACAAATTGTGGAAAGGTAAACTTTATAGGGATTCCCAATgtcctggattttttttctctataaagaTAAAAACAGCCCACTGCAGATAACATTAGTTTAGAA
This portion of the Pyxicephalus adspersus chromosome 8, UCB_Pads_2.0, whole genome shotgun sequence genome encodes:
- the ASPM gene encoding abnormal spindle-like microcephaly-associated protein, with product MITISPPGRAADSPGHDETPLLSLTHFSRPPFVSLGCVQPGSSRSAVLLLHNPSPDPAQVTVHKLPRHRGFSVPDTDIYVPPFESFSLTITWTPLEEGGIRELVTFVVNDIVKHQAVLLGHAELPSKKKRARWNTKKNKYSPLGHKVTGLQKKDLCSTVTKNKTFCLKSKNGKGVLEVAKNPLQPCENVSKPVNGGPTVKKGRRSTENKSPTLHVSPLSNDLQTFIPGSLKRSKTYSVLCETIEEVTTTSTIHRDFVEEQWTLTEHRVNKLSLSPINPVLGLRHNFTCTPSLVNDFKTLSPTEFYNAELTHRRIDKSSSLQESFHECFTKISSNMQTPPSVLLTPQRKVLSPDSFVNNSYVSQEYLDAGNHTPVLSPDQFVKENFLTPPVSEEVRTSQFKTESANELFTVRSPGNPDPANSRLTFCVKKKKPENAALLSIDGNFEAKINEKPPINSATITKVRSSGSNENLQRPQLKSRRRLKCVELEDKAEPKSVVQEQMPAVCSPDLPTISVSIPASSSGSPLGNDPAKSICGYKRKSAQISYESSGASSESLNVTQAKKSHVSKPAGSQRLPVQEYEQVTKIASSTPNVLKISKSKPEIKGKPALVKSRQTDFFQKKALPQLHSAVTFKHSKKIVAVPQSKLTFIKPAKTVIPRHPMPFAAKNMFYDERWMAKQERGFTWWLNFILTPDDFAVKTDSMKVNAAALILGAETNHKISVPKAPTKEEVSLKAYTARCRLNRLRRSACRLFTSDPVVKAIRRLEIEIEARRLLVRKDRHLWKDVGERQKILNWLLSYNPLWLRVGLETIFGELISLEGNSDITGLALFILNRLLWNPDIAAEYRHPSVPHLYRDGHEEALSKFTLKKLLLLVFFLDYAKQSRLIDHDPCLFCKDAEFKTSKDLLLAFSRDFLSGEGDLSRHLGYLGLPVSHAQTPLDEFDFAVTNLAVDLQCGVRLVRTMELLTHNWSLSKKLRVPAISRLQKMHNIEVALQVLADRGVQIKDEHGHSISSRDIVDRHRERTLALLWNIVFSFQVEVLLNVDHLMEEIKFLKHSYSTQKRLAALRALSFPTMAKKRESNPFSPENYSDRVLLLMEWVNAVCAFYNTKVENFTVSFSDGRVFCYLINHYHPSYVALDAISQRTTQTIECNETGTVGLNSSSDSDNSLDMWSGMCDQGFTTSALYKELLDNERTNFSLLQNAVSNLGGIPAMIYHSDTSNTIPDEKIVITFLSFLCGRLLDIRKEARAARVIQAAWRKYKLKTEEHLLQKKQKAASVIQNAVRKFLSRRWILKRTSSAVVIQKNWRRYLAYKELLKLKLHRQKEIEASAAIVIQRIWRCFADKKYYITLRKHVIVLQARIRTKIAVSAYKKTIHATKILQRHVRSWLLAKRDRQNFLQLKSAAVTIQSAFRRWRCIKLKRETNAVLVLQKAFRKWQNQQLETKRKAATVIQSFCRMYRERCKYLSVRSAAVKIQSLVKMRQKRIYYLLLREKVIFVQTRFRANLLMHTERKSYLQMRTACVKIQSTVKGHLVRKQIKQWHKAATTLQANYRMHMARKEYLKIYRAAVIIQERFRAYKLAAHHRELFLLMKISALRIQAVCRDYIIRKRKRNQHLAALSIQSSYRCYVARKRYILIKNSAIIIQKWYREQKQLGADMERFWKLKSAITAIQAAYRGWVVRKQLHKQTRAVVTIQSAFRRFTAQRRFREVKMATLTIQKYYCAVLIARKERQKYLHICLLIGKVQAIWRGKKARKEIRTLHKMATRIQSCYRMYVCYTKYKTMKQAAMLIQCHYRAYIAGKVQRAHYLKIKGAASCLQAAYRGWQIRKHLLQLHNAVCTIQASYRSFRLRKEYLRLRMTTIVFQRRYRAKVAPKLQREQYLLLRKNTIKLQSIYRGMRTRQRIIQMRRAAVLLQSVFKMQKQRAQYRKMKAASSLIQEHYRAMKEGRKHRQQYLALRKAACTLQSAWRGKKTRGHIYHMHTAATVIQAWYRMVKQRHAFQSLKKATVTLQQRYRASQERKKQLIIFTNTKKAVLCIQSTFRAAKLQREFRAKRQAAVVIQRAFKSFLARRRFLALKKATVSIQRRFKWKKLAERQRQDYLRTQRAALVLQAAFRGFQDRQKLQQMRSSATVIQAAFRMHKERVAYEKLKQSAITIQQYYRAFQISAHKRDTFLTQKKSAVIIQSAYRGAKVRQRVSQMNKAAIKIQATFRMHQCRIQYKKFLWAACVIQQRYRANKQRDFDALRYSFIKSAALVIQAAYRGWCARKGLRTMNRAATIIQRQFRTHLKHKQYLLLRSSALLIQRRYRATVLMHHYHSKYQSLRKAAICMQASYKGVKVRKNLALKHAMAKRIQFAYRNYKTLVLYRAKQDAARKIQAWYKSIVESRHTRASFLKYRWAAIVIQSSYKGMKVRKNLKGMIRAATIIQKNYRMYFQKKYYTSLIKATKRVQKRYRAIKARERDQVWYQTTKNSAILLQAAFRGMKVRRRLQRMNHAATAIQKFVKGYLKRKAYLKLRSATVCLQKRYKALVLARFQRLNFLTYRQAVVCIQSAYRGYKARQRLVQEYQTTTQIQSMFRTYSLQSYADQRTSTVLQHNYYIYQTYVLRERQCSLKLQNAAVVLQASYRGMKSRRNIRKMQNAAIVIQASYRMHRQRRSYLDLLWATRTIQCFFRATLLKNEAVKQYNVLRKTIISIQRSFRARKSREVKAAVVIQTTWKMYRERRAFIKTKSAVVSLQAIFRGYRARKRYKLMMESVCRIQCWYKRCHQVRVQRLQYLSMRTSAIIIQSSFRCFIARKHIKRERAARVLQSYYRMAVCRKRFLQLRASAIKLQTYHRMQSAIKTYKRQRSAAVIIQQWYKSVILMRHQRSAFLNTRRQIICMQAAVRRFNAQRSLKRLQHAALMSQIAKQNTERRLLRFASAVHHHLCAVKIQRWFRAHLVLKRAQKQIYRVIYIQRWYRSRLQRSKFLCTRQKIIGVQRVVRAWLHRRNEAAVTIQRHVRLFLLSKRQVKITNGIVKFQALWRGYQWRKVHDTKKLQNLRNRLRKVSEDTKAEDKLCNRTLVALNYLLSYKHFSYILAALKHLEAATRLSAICCENMAQSGAVKIIFTLIRSCNRSIPCMEVIRLSIQVLLNLTKYEKTVSSVYEVEDSVEVLLDLMQIYREKPGDKVPEKGGSIFTKTCCLLAIFGLDSRRAEEIRAIPKAMNRITSIHILTSRKHKMDTARNVSKQLMNSSRVHSNASLQATPMHTRIVSRIKPDWVLRKDNMREIVDPLQAIQLVMSTFGLPI